Genomic DNA from Candidatus Zixiibacteriota bacterium:
TGATTGTAATGGTCCGAAAAGCGGTGCGTGCGTACTATGTACGACGGCATTAAACCGGCGGGAACAAAATCCATCGTGAAATTCATGGTCAGATGCGTTTGTGGTAGTGGAACAGCATTTATGTCAGGCCAGGGGTAGGCGGGCGGCTCGAAAGGCAGAAGCTGCGGAACAACCGAAGACTCTTTTCCCTGAATACGATAAGTGAGAAAGAATTTCTCCATTAGTCGCAGGAAGACCGGATGCAGATTTTCGTTGTACTCATCCCAAATGGAGAGCAGTATCTTGTGGTCCAGCACTCCTTTGGAATTCTTAACTCCCTTATCTTCAAATACTCTACTGATCGCCTTGGTTATCCATTCCGGCTGTAATATTACGCGATCGTTAAGCCCAATATCGTCATAATAACAGATAACATCGCCCAAATCATGCAGAAGGCAGGCAAAATCACGAATCGTTTGCTCGCCGACGCCATTATCACGGCACAACTTTTCGAATTCGGCTCGCGAAATGTGATGCTCCTTGATTTTTCTTATTTCTTCCAGCGCCTTGACCCAACTTACCGGTGCGGGCATCCCCATTTGAGGCAAGGCCGCGGCCGCATTTTGAATCGCGGCGGCCAATTCCTTAATTCCCGTATCCGTTTTATTACTGACCGCGAAACTACCGATTAATTGCGGAAATTTCTCTTTATATTTTTGATAGTTTATATCGGGCGCTCTTTCATCGGCATGGGTGGCGACCAAGATTACGGGGGAATCGGGGGCAAGGGAATTGATAGTGCGAAGCCAATAGTCAAGGCGGCATTGTTCCGGCTCTTTGCGGGCGTTCCAGCACAAAATATATAGAGAACGGTTTGTGAGAAAAAACTGATGCGTCGCCTGGTATATGTATTGCCCCCCAAAATCCCAGGTGTTCAACTTCATGGTTGCATTCTTCTCTCGCGGATGGGCATACTCAAGCACGCCAATATCTATTCCATGAGTTGTATATTTGCCTTTATCAAATCTCTTTCCTTTAAGTCTATCGAGAGTGCAACTCTTACCGACCGCTCCCTCACCCGCAAAGATAACTTTCGCCCGGTACTGCTTTTCTTCACCGGCTGCTTTAAGCTCGCGAAGATATCGGAGAATCGCCTTTGTCCCTTTTTCAATAGTGGCCGGGGGAATGTTTAATCTGTAATTCCCTTCTCGAATTCTTAGCACTTCAAGTTTCGGCAGATTTCCAATTTCCTTGGGGATTTCCGTCAACTGATTGAAGAATAGATTGAGAATCGTCAGGTTTTTCAGTTGGGCGATTTCTTTGGGGATTTCCGTCAACTCATTGGAGGATAGATAGAGCCCCTTCAGGTTTGTCAGTTGGCCTATTTCTTTGGGGATTTGCGTCAATCGATTGTTGTTAAGATAGAGCGTCGTCAAGTTTGTCAATTGGCCCATCTCTTTGGGGATTTGTGTCAATTGATTGTTGTTAAGATTGAGCGTCGTCAAGTCTTTCAATTGGCTCATCTCTTTGGGGATCTCTTTCAACTGATTGCGGGACAGTTCGAGCAGGGTAAGATTTCTCAGTTGGGCGATTTCTTTGGGGATTTCCTTCGACTGATTGAAAGACAGGTCGAGCTCCGTCAGGTCTATAAGCTGGCTGATTTCTTTGGGGATTTCCGCCAACTGATTGGAGGATAGATTGAGCGTCGTCAGGTTTGTCAGTTGGGCAATTTCCCTGGGGAGTTCCGTCAACTGATTGGAGGATAGATCGAGCCTCCTCAGGTTTATCAAGTGGGCTATCTCTTTGGGTAAACTGGTGAATTTATTATGCGACAGAAAGAGATATTGAAGGTCTTTTAGAAGGAATAGTTGTTCCGGAAAGGTTCTTAAAAAGCAATTTTCGCACTTAAGATAAGCGATATTTCCGTCCCTATCTAGAGCGTATAAACCAAGTAAGCTTCTGCCTGCCCACACCTGTATCTTCTTTAGTATTTCTTCATTTTGATTGCGCAATTGCTGATCCCTCGAATATTATTATTGGCGATTAATCGTCGCTAATATTATAACTCAGGCTCACCTACTTCACAAGCATGATTTTCCATATATATTTCATCTCAAATTATGATGCACGCAGCCTTTCATCGGTTCGGGCAGGTCCTGATTCCGTCAAGCGGAATTGTGACCTGCCCGCATATCGTTGTCCAACCAGCTGATTTCGCCCGTAACTTCTTGCCAATCACCATACCCCATACAAAATCGCTACAAGATCGATGGTGAATTGCCCCCCTCGCTCTATATATGAAGAGTATGATTATTTCCATGTCCGTAAATAAGAAGAGAATTTCGGTTGACCGAAAATGCCATTACATCTCCAAATCAGGGCAGAACCGGAGGTCGGAATATTTTAAAAATCGAAGAAACGAACCCAATTTTCCACCACCGATTATTTCCGCCCAATCCATTGTTGTATCTATATGTTACGCCGGAAAAAGCCTATGACCAAATGGCCCCAAAAAATTAGTAAAGCGAAGCCAAACATTGCCATCTCTTTGCCGCGTATGGATTTCAATCATTATTATTTGGCTTCGCTTTTTTTGCGCTCCCTCAATCCCTTGTGCCACAACGTATCAGGTTAGTGCCTTGCCCCGGTCCACAAAATGGGTGCGTTTCGATTTGACTTTCAGTTTCCTTAGCAATATATTCGCCTCATGCTTTTAGCAATCGATATCGGGAATACCAATACGGTTGTCGGGGTGTTCGATGAATCCCGGCTGATCAACCATTTCCGGGTGGGATCAAACCACGCCATGACAGTCGATGAATGCGGCTTCTTTGTTACCGGACTGCTGGAAAAACTCACGATCAAGCCGGAGCAGTTGAACCGGGTGGTAATCGCCTCGGTGGTGCCGCGTCTCACGCCAATATTCGAGCAGATGTCCGAAAAATATCTCAAGCTCACGCCGCTGATGGTTTCATCCAAGACAAA
This window encodes:
- a CDS encoding leucine-rich repeat domain-containing protein, which codes for MWAGRSLLGLYALDRDGNIAYLKCENCFLRTFPEQLFLLKDLQYLFLSHNKFTSLPKEIAHLINLRRLDLSSNQLTELPREIAQLTNLTTLNLSSNQLAEIPKEISQLIDLTELDLSFNQSKEIPKEIAQLRNLTLLELSRNQLKEIPKEMSQLKDLTTLNLNNNQLTQIPKEMGQLTNLTTLYLNNNRLTQIPKEIGQLTNLKGLYLSSNELTEIPKEIAQLKNLTILNLFFNQLTEIPKEIGNLPKLEVLRIREGNYRLNIPPATIEKGTKAILRYLRELKAAGEEKQYRAKVIFAGEGAVGKSCTLDRLKGKRFDKGKYTTHGIDIGVLEYAHPREKNATMKLNTWDFGGQYIYQATHQFFLTNRSLYILCWNARKEPEQCRLDYWLRTINSLAPDSPVILVATHADERAPDINYQKYKEKFPQLIGSFAVSNKTDTGIKELAAAIQNAAAALPQMGMPAPVSWVKALEEIRKIKEHHISRAEFEKLCRDNGVGEQTIRDFACLLHDLGDVICYYDDIGLNDRVILQPEWITKAISRVFEDKGVKNSKGVLDHKILLSIWDEYNENLHPVFLRLMEKFFLTYRIQGKESSVVPQLLPFEPPAYPWPDINAVPLPQTHLTMNFTMDFVPAGLMPSYIVRTHRFSDHYNHWREGVFLTYEEHKGRAQLDAEQKQLSLEVQGITPAFFFGILRDAAEEIFREFPGLKVNRFIPCICHEIRNVREHCGHFFSLESIIRRLESNKDDAECDITYTKVPISRLLYGIHPSTNEQILTDLKGIKGQLGKQHEQLTDLLIRNFVRLFNLELSKMEADCPSLITISPKQKGVLTKANIFSTTYEVQCWCQMPGDSHPMEKGIYELTQPKVWLQKAMPILKHVIEILKFYVPLISATAKGVLPQSSWDMARIRLEGMAEIADLMPRTEESSDLIYKPDTIGRHLYHRERTLQQFGGAELRVIFELLDHLDPSHYWGGLRKTPSPEGDILWLCPKHYKIFDPGLPKLPK